A segment of the Candidatus Korarchaeota archaeon NZ13-K genome:
AGCTCTTCCCTATCATCAGCTAGCGCCTCCAGAATCCCCTCTGCCGCCGGATTCCCGGCGACTGCTGCTCTCACCTCAGCGGAAGGATCCCCGACCAGGGCCTCCAGGGGGTCTCCTGTTGGATGCAACGGCCCTCCTTACCTTCTCGCTCTCATCCGAGGAGAGCCTCATCAGTATTCCCGGATGACCGCGCTCAGCAACCTTAGCCCTCACCTCCGGATCCGGATCCAGGGAGAGCAGCTCCAGGATCTCATCGCTGACTTTTGGGTTCTCCGCGACCGCCCTCCTGACCCCAGGAGAGGGATCGCCGGCCAGCCTCCTCAGGACGGCCTCGGGGCAGTTGGGGTGGGAGGCCACGTGGATCCTGATACCCTCGTCCTCGGATGCTGATAGCCTCTCCAAGGCATCTGGAGGGGCATTCGGGTTCTGGGAGATCAGCCTGATTATGCTCCTCTCCCTCAGCCTGGATAGGACTGAGAGCACCTCCGGGCTGACCCTGGGACTCGAGGCGACCTTCCTGATCAGATCCAGCTTCGGCATGCTACCTCATTCCAATCGCACCCGGAAACTTAAAACCTCACCTCAGCGGAGACTTGGGTGTCGTCGGAAAGGTGGGTCCATATTCAAAATTTTATATCTCACCATAATTCAACGGGGGATGCGCATGTACCCGGATCTAGCGGGCAAGAGGGTGGTGGTGACGGGAGCGGCGAGCGGCATAGGTCTGGCAATCGCCAGGAGGTTCGTGGAGGAGGGGTCGAGGGTCTTCATAATAGACGTGAACGAGGAGGGACTGAGGAGGGTCCTCTCCGAGAATCCGAGGATTGAGGGGGGAGCCGTCGCTGACGTCTCCTCAGAGGAGCAGGTCATGAGGGCCTTCAGGGAGGTGGAG
Coding sequences within it:
- a CDS encoding HEAT repeat domain-containing protein, coding for MPKLDLIRKVASSPRVSPEVLSVLSRLRERSIIRLISQNPNAPPDALERLSASEDEGIRIHVASHPNCPEAVLRRLAGDPSPGVRRAVAENPKVSDEILELLSLDPDPEVRAKVAERGHPGILMRLSSDESEKVRRAVASNRRPPGGPGRGSFR